AAATTGGTAATTTCTCAGGTGGATGTTATTGGAGTTCAACGGAAGATCCAAAGATAAAGGATAGAAGTTGGGGCATCAACTTCATCAAAGATGGAAAAAAAATCAGAGATGATAAAAACACTAAGTTTTTTGTAAGACCGATAAGAAAGTTTTAGACCTAAATATTTCTTTATTAAATTATTGTTTAATAAAGTTGAGCCAAGGGATGAAGTCCTGCGGGATGGAGTAACTTTTATAACGATGGGAAAGCTATCTAAAGATCATCTGTTGGATGTTTGTGGGGATTGAAAATTGCTGAAAGAATGTTAAAACCTTGAAAACTAATATGTTGTATGGGTTTACTAAGAAGGATGATAAAAGTGGTAACCTGCCTCCTTCAACCTTCATCCTGCTAAGTTTTATCCTGCACAAACCAAATTCAGTCTTGTGTATTAGAAATAGAGATATTTAAAGTTTTTTTCATATCTTTCTGCATTCAAAAATATCCTTTATGTCATGAAACCCACTTGTTTCCTAAAAACAAACAAAAGAGTAATAAAATCAAAAACATGTGGGTTCCATCATACCATTGAAAATGAAATTTTCTTATGATGAAAAAGATCGTACTGTTCATCTTAGTATTTTCTTCAATGGGCTTATATGCCCAGGTTGAGATATCAGGAGAAAGCGAATCTGCATTTGTGAGTATCACAAAGGATCCTCCCAAGCCTCCTTTTCTGGAGATTGTTCCCGGATCACTCAAGTTCATTGACGATAATGCCAATGGTGCTATTAATGCGAATGAACAATCTTATCTTGAATTTACACTGAAGAACACCGGAATGGGGCCCGGCTTAAACATGGTGTTAAACATTTCGGAAACGAACGCCACTCCGGGGTTGACTTTTGACAAATCAACAAAACTCGGCACTCTCGATCCGGGAAAGATAAAATCCATAAAGGTTCCGATCAGTTCCACGCTTGGCACCGTTGATGGCAAAGCCAGTTTTTCGCTCGTCATAGATGAACTGAATGGATTCGGCTCCGATCCTTTTTATCTGGAGGTAGAGACCCGTGCCTTTGCACCACCGATGGTGAAAGTGGTGGATTATAAGGTTAGCAGTCAGCAGGGAACAACCATACAAAAAAGAAGACCCTTTGAGGTACAATTACTGGTTCAGAATATAGGGCATGGTAGAGCGGAAAACATAGTTGTAAGCGTGCCGGTTCCCGGTGATATGTTTTGCTTGTCGGGTAACGAAATCGTTACCATTGAACGACTGGATCCCGGGGAACAACGCCTGCTGGAATACAGCTTTGTAGCTAATAACAACTATCAGCCCGCTCAGATCAACCTGAACTATGATCTTTCGGAAAGTTACCGCAAATATGCCGAAGATAAAAAAATCTCCCTGGCAATGAACCAGACCGTTTCGGATCATAAACTGGTTGTG
Above is a genomic segment from Bacteroidota bacterium containing:
- a CDS encoding caspase family protein; translation: MKKIVLFILVFSSMGLYAQVEISGESESAFVSITKDPPKPPFLEIVPGSLKFIDDNANGAINANEQSYLEFTLKNTGMGPGLNMVLNISETNATPGLTFDKSTKLGTLDPGKIKSIKVPISSTLGTVDGKASFSLVIDELNGFGSDPFYLEVETRAFAPPMVKVVDYKVSSQQGTTIQKRRPFEVQLLVQNIGHGRAENIVVSVPVPGDMFCLSGNEIVTIERLDPGEQRLLEYSFVANNNYQPAQINLNYDLSESYRKYAEDKKISLAMNQTVSDHKLVVAGQKEDPKAIVLASLSSGVDKNIPVGGQKNPHRIALIIGNEDYSGNLNAEINVKYARNDAEIFKRYANSVLGVEEINTFYLINATSGEMRREIDKVSELMKRLGSQTELIFYYAGHGLPDENTRIPYLIPVDVDATNLSSAIRLSDVYSKFGNTGAKRVTVFLDACFSGGGRNSGLLAARAVKVKAKEELVSGNMVVFSATTNEQSALPYDNEQHGMFTYFLLKKLQETGGDLTYGEMADYLKIKVSVESLRINGKEQDPVVRVSPVVESSWSSWKLK